In one window of Anaerobacillus alkaliphilus DNA:
- a CDS encoding glutathione S-transferase family protein — protein sequence MTQIDQQSSNKEIGTDGSFKRQTNRFSTPFGSQKGEWPVERGRYRLLWTPACPWAHRTVIVRNLLGLEDAISLGTASPMRPKLPDVDWEFSLDENNVDPVLGIRYVSEVYKNTDPEYTGRPTVPVMIDVNSRQVVNNDYYKLTNYLETVWRPLHKKNAPDLYPENLRNEIDALNETIFHDINNGVYKCGFARSQEVYEEAFDRLFFRLDELEKHLTSRRFLFGDYISDSDVRLYATLIRFDVAYYNAFKTNRNLIRDFPALWGYVRDLYQTPGFGDTTDFESIKKHYHLSITIFTNNDAKILPKGPDLAPLQTPHNRENLSGMTDKFLTQERSN from the coding sequence ATGACACAAATTGATCAACAGTCTTCTAACAAAGAAATTGGCACGGATGGTTCTTTCAAACGACAGACAAATAGATTTTCAACACCATTTGGCAGTCAAAAAGGTGAATGGCCAGTCGAAAGAGGACGTTACCGACTACTTTGGACACCAGCCTGCCCTTGGGCACACCGTACAGTCATAGTTCGAAATCTCCTAGGCCTAGAAGATGCAATTAGTTTAGGCACCGCTAGTCCAATGCGACCAAAACTGCCCGATGTTGATTGGGAGTTTTCCTTAGACGAAAATAACGTAGATCCAGTCCTGGGAATACGCTATGTGAGCGAAGTTTATAAAAATACAGATCCTGAATATACCGGTAGACCTACGGTACCAGTAATGATTGACGTAAATAGTCGTCAGGTCGTAAACAACGACTATTATAAACTAACAAACTACCTAGAGACAGTTTGGCGGCCACTTCACAAAAAAAATGCTCCAGATTTATACCCTGAAAACTTACGTAATGAGATTGATGCACTAAATGAAACCATCTTCCATGATATCAATAATGGTGTTTATAAATGCGGGTTTGCACGAAGTCAAGAAGTCTATGAAGAAGCGTTCGATCGCCTATTCTTCCGTTTAGATGAGTTGGAAAAACACCTCACTTCTCGACGTTTTCTATTTGGTGATTATATATCAGACTCAGATGTTCGTCTTTACGCTACCTTAATTCGTTTCGACGTTGCTTACTATAATGCTTTTAAGACAAATCGGAATTTAATTCGGGATTTTCCAGCTTTATGGGGTTATGTCAGAGACTTGTATCAAACTCCGGGATTTGGCGATACAACTGACTTTGAATCTATTAAAAAACACTATCATTTATCAATTACAATCTTTACGAACAATGACGCGAAAATTCTGCCAAAAGGGCCAGATCTAGCACCACTTCAAACACCACATAATCGAGAAAATTTAAGTGGAATGACAGATAAGTTTCTCACACAAGAAAGGAGCAACTAA
- a CDS encoding GNAT family N-acetyltransferase yields MIIRDAHSDELTLIRDQRVSSYSEYATLISEEHWNALKKAISSETDQQPGVELIVAELNGEILGSVALFPAKIDAYEGRVQELDYPEIRMLAVAPAARGKGVASALVTECVNRTKAKGYSTIGLHTGEFMKNAMKLYEKFGFERLPKYDFVPANDGVVVKAFRLSL; encoded by the coding sequence GTGATTATACGGGATGCACATAGTGACGAACTAACATTGATCCGTGATCAAAGAGTTAGTTCATATAGTGAATATGCAACTCTGATCTCAGAAGAACATTGGAATGCATTAAAGAAGGCAATTTCATCTGAAACCGATCAACAACCAGGAGTCGAGCTGATTGTCGCTGAATTAAATGGGGAAATTCTTGGAAGTGTCGCCTTATTCCCTGCAAAAATTGATGCTTACGAAGGGCGCGTTCAGGAACTTGACTATCCTGAGATACGCATGCTCGCCGTTGCCCCTGCAGCCCGTGGGAAAGGGGTAGCCTCTGCTTTAGTAACAGAATGTGTGAACAGAACAAAAGCTAAGGGGTACTCTACTATTGGTTTACACACAGGTGAGTTTATGAAAAATGCGATGAAGCTTTATGAAAAGTTTGGCTTTGAGCGGTTACCGAAATACGATTTTGTACCTGCCAATGACGGGGTTGTAGTAAAAGCATTCCGTCTTTCGTTATAA
- a CDS encoding ThuA domain-containing protein — MRIRIVAVLGDYYHREEWSVESIKQAVRDHFENDQVVVENISVTELATSLLTKPDAVILFKENRVNPEAEKVETWMDPLTEKIICEYVKNGGSWIAWHSGLASYPTQGDYLSMTRGYFIRHPEIHQLVNYRVSGAKLIDPSYDFAIIDEHYFVHCNEAETNVFLRSESIDGASIAGWAHEYGEGRVVCLTPAHLKEGLLHPNMTRMLAQVIKWGCRLV, encoded by the coding sequence ATGAGAATAAGAATAGTCGCAGTTTTAGGAGATTATTATCATAGGGAAGAATGGTCAGTAGAGAGTATTAAGCAAGCAGTTAGAGACCACTTTGAAAACGATCAAGTGGTAGTAGAAAATATTTCAGTAACCGAGTTGGCTACTAGTTTGCTCACGAAACCAGATGCCGTGATTTTGTTTAAAGAAAACAGAGTAAATCCAGAAGCTGAAAAAGTCGAGACTTGGATGGACCCGTTAACTGAAAAAATAATTTGCGAATACGTCAAAAACGGAGGTAGTTGGATCGCTTGGCATTCAGGTTTAGCATCATATCCAACGCAAGGTGACTATCTCTCGATGACTCGCGGATATTTTATCCGACACCCTGAAATCCATCAGTTGGTCAATTATCGCGTATCAGGAGCAAAATTAATAGATCCAAGCTATGACTTTGCTATTATCGACGAACACTATTTTGTTCATTGTAATGAAGCTGAGACAAACGTCTTCTTAAGGTCAGAGTCCATTGATGGAGCTTCTATCGCAGGTTGGGCTCACGAATACGGTGAAGGACGTGTGGTTTGTTTAACACCAGCGCATCTTAAGGAAGGTTTGCTACATCCAAATATGACTAGAATGCTAGCTCAGGTGATTAAATGGGGCTGTAGACTTGTATGA
- the argS gene encoding arginine--tRNA ligase, with translation MELKLVYATELTGSLDGMVEVEDVEKLIEKPKYEEQGDLAFPCFGLAKLMKKAPNVIAKELAPKIQHPLFEKVVADGPYVNCFLNKQSVSNEMLQTILNEDMNYGSLTIGNKKSIVLDFSSPNIAKPFSMGHLRSTVIGNSLANIVEKCGYQAVRVNHLGDWGTQFGKLIVAYQLWGDANKVKAEPIKELLALYVKFHEEAEKQPALEDEARRWFKKLEDGNEEALALWKWFREESLQEFSKIYQLLDVHFDSYQGEAFYNDKMDQTIELLNEKGLLSSSEGAEVVDLHEYDLPPCLIKKSDGATLYATRDVTAAFYRQQQYQFEKTIYVVGQEQSLHFKQVFLVLEKAGFEWAKQLVHIPFGFILKDGKKMSTRKGKIVLLEEVITEAIELAHRNIEAKNPNLANKAEIAKMVGVGSIIFHDLKNERQNNVEFSLEEMLKFEGTTGPYVQYTHARACSILRKAAVSSQTAGLTGLQDSASWAVVKLLMEFPNVIEKSFYQYEPSQVAKYLLDLSQEFNKYYSRVKILTTDEELESRLALVKSVTIVLKEGLRLLGVHAPKEM, from the coding sequence ATGGAATTAAAACTAGTATACGCTACTGAACTTACAGGAAGTTTGGATGGCATGGTAGAAGTTGAGGACGTAGAAAAGTTGATAGAAAAACCAAAGTATGAGGAGCAAGGGGATTTGGCTTTTCCGTGCTTTGGGCTAGCAAAGCTAATGAAAAAAGCACCAAATGTGATTGCAAAAGAATTAGCCCCTAAAATTCAACATCCTTTATTTGAAAAAGTAGTGGCTGACGGCCCTTATGTGAATTGTTTTTTAAATAAACAATCCGTAAGTAATGAGATGTTACAAACAATTTTAAATGAGGATATGAATTACGGGTCGCTAACAATAGGTAATAAGAAGTCGATTGTCCTCGATTTTTCATCACCAAATATAGCAAAACCGTTCTCAATGGGACATTTACGTTCGACGGTTATTGGGAATTCACTAGCAAATATCGTTGAGAAATGCGGTTATCAAGCAGTTAGAGTTAATCACTTAGGGGATTGGGGAACTCAATTTGGTAAGCTGATTGTTGCTTATCAACTGTGGGGTGATGCGAATAAAGTCAAGGCAGAACCGATCAAAGAATTATTAGCCCTCTATGTAAAATTTCATGAAGAGGCAGAAAAGCAACCAGCCCTTGAAGATGAAGCAAGACGATGGTTTAAGAAACTAGAAGACGGCAATGAGGAAGCACTAGCACTTTGGAAATGGTTTAGAGAAGAATCGCTTCAAGAGTTTTCGAAAATCTATCAATTGCTAGATGTACATTTTGACTCTTACCAAGGGGAAGCATTTTACAATGACAAGATGGACCAAACGATTGAGTTGTTAAATGAAAAAGGTCTTCTTTCTAGTTCAGAAGGTGCTGAGGTTGTTGACTTACATGAGTATGATTTACCTCCATGTTTGATTAAAAAGTCCGATGGGGCTACCTTGTATGCAACGAGAGATGTAACGGCGGCTTTTTATCGACAGCAACAATATCAATTCGAGAAGACGATTTATGTCGTTGGTCAAGAACAAAGCCTACATTTCAAACAGGTATTTTTAGTTCTCGAAAAAGCAGGTTTTGAATGGGCGAAACAATTAGTTCATATTCCTTTTGGATTTATTTTAAAGGACGGCAAAAAAATGTCGACTAGAAAAGGAAAAATCGTCCTTCTAGAAGAAGTTATTACGGAAGCAATCGAATTGGCACATAGAAATATTGAGGCCAAAAATCCTAACTTAGCAAATAAAGCTGAGATTGCAAAAATGGTTGGTGTTGGATCTATTATTTTTCATGATCTCAAAAACGAACGACAAAATAATGTTGAGTTCTCATTAGAAGAAATGTTGAAATTTGAGGGAACAACAGGTCCTTACGTACAATATACTCATGCGAGAGCGTGCTCAATTTTACGAAAAGCAGCTGTCTCTTCACAAACGGCTGGGCTAACTGGATTACAGGACAGTGCTAGTTGGGCAGTAGTAAAATTATTGATGGAATTTCCAAATGTGATTGAGAAAAGCTTTTACCAATATGAGCCTTCGCAAGTGGCAAAATATCTACTTGATCTGTCCCAAGAGTTTAACAAATATTATAGTCGAGTAAAAATCCTAACTACTGATGAAGAACTTGAGAGCAGATTAGCTTTGGTAAAATCGGTGACGATTGTATTGAAGGAAGGACTAAGACTTCTAGGGGTACACGCACCAAAGGAAATGTAG